The sequence GGGAATCGCTCCGATCAAGCCACTAATCAAACCCGATAAATCAAACGGCAGCGGCAACTTAGGCAGAAAAGCGGGCTTCGCTAAGGTCACTTCCAGAAACTTCTCTAGTTCAAACGCCGACGTAATTGATTTTTCTAATTCGCGCTTAAATATCCGATCGTTCGAGACATCAGAATTGGACTCGATCGACAGCGTGAGTTGCGACAATACCGTATTAATCGAAGTCGCTGCCCGATTGTACTTCAGCCGCGCTTGCCGACAAACCCGCTCCGAATCGGACAATTCACCGTCCTGGGATTTGGTGCTTGTGTCGCAGTACAGCTCCTTGAGCGATCGCACCGAATTATCCGCCGTATGTCGTGCATTGATCAGTGGTGTCAAAGCCGCTGTATCCAGCTTCACCTTCGAGTCACCACAGCTCGCTAACAGCGTCAGGCCAACTAAACCCAGCCAAACCCGACTCAAAGTTCCCCGTTTGAAAGGAGATTTAGGGCGATCACAATTGTCGCAAGTATCGACCAAATAACGCTTCATCATGCACCCACAACCTGAATCTCATCGATCGACCGCAACATTATATCGGCGTTTGGAATATTGAACGGGGAATGCCAACCCCAGGAAACCCCGATCACTCCCGCCGCCTTGCCCCGGCGTCCCAGCTCAATATCTGCCCGTGAGTCACCAATCATTAAGGTCTGCTCGGGTTTCACCCCTAAGCCCGCACAGGCCATATCCAACAGTTGCGGATTCGGTTTACTGAGTCCTGGTTCTGCGCCCTGATAAAAATCAAAATATGAATCTAACTGATAATGCTGCGCGAAACCCGCGATATTCGGCAATACATCCGCCGAGAGAATACACAGTTTTAAGCCAGTCTGATGTAACCGCTGCACCATCGGCAATACACCTGGAAATATCGTTGTGATTTCCTGCTTACTGGGAAACGCCGCTTGGGCTTTGGCAAAAGCTGCCTCCGTGATTGACAACGCCTCAATCCAGTCATACCCCAGGGCCGCCACAAACCCGGCAGTGACGATTTCATTATCCCGCCTTGATCCCATCGCCAACATACTCGCCGGATGGACCTGACGATCGCGAAAGCCCCATGCCTGGAACAGCTTCTCCGTAAAATTCGCCGGTGCTCGATCGGCAATTTGATGTTCTAAAATACGCGATCGTTTGAGTGCCACCTGTCGCAGGTATTCATGGGAATCCGATAACGTGCCATCTTTATCGAACAGAATTGCGGTGATATTCCGATAGATTCGATCGCCGCACTGCACATCCACCATCGCTGCTGCCTCTTGTTAGTTTGGACCAGAATTTTGCTTGTGCCAGGATTTTGGCCAATAAAAAAGGGCACGATCGGCGTGCCCCTTCAACAAATCAATCTACTTCAACCGTAATTCAGACTACGGCTCAACTGTGGAAACCACTTCCATCGAAGCGATCGGAGCACCTTGCTCCTTCAGCTTCTCCTTGTATTTCGCTGCCATTTCCTCAGCTTGCTCGAATACGGC is a genomic window of Romeriopsis navalis LEGE 11480 containing:
- a CDS encoding HAD family hydrolase, which translates into the protein MVDVQCGDRIYRNITAILFDKDGTLSDSHEYLRQVALKRSRILEHQIADRAPANFTEKLFQAWGFRDRQVHPASMLAMGSRRDNEIVTAGFVAALGYDWIEALSITEAAFAKAQAAFPSKQEITTIFPGVLPMVQRLHQTGLKLCILSADVLPNIAGFAQHYQLDSYFDFYQGAEPGLSKPNPQLLDMACAGLGVKPEQTLMIGDSRADIELGRRGKAAGVIGVSWGWHSPFNIPNADIMLRSIDEIQVVGA